One Halocalculus aciditolerans DNA segment encodes these proteins:
- a CDS encoding halocyanin domain-containing protein, giving the protein MVETRRSFLRAAGVTALAATAGCITDAAETPEFLTDGPSYDGWFENTSNFTGTLDYTGRGQVEVEVGVPGNGGHFGFGPAAIKVSPRTVVRWVWTGKGGSHDVVAVDGSFESDYHHQPGASFTHQFDEQGVHRYVCEAHAEKGMRGAVVVGH; this is encoded by the coding sequence ATGGTCGAGACGCGGCGGTCGTTCCTGCGGGCGGCGGGCGTGACGGCGCTCGCGGCGACCGCTGGCTGCATCACGGACGCGGCAGAGACGCCGGAGTTCCTCACCGACGGGCCGAGCTACGACGGCTGGTTCGAGAACACGTCGAACTTCACGGGCACGCTCGACTACACGGGCCGCGGGCAGGTGGAAGTCGAGGTGGGCGTGCCGGGGAACGGCGGACACTTCGGGTTCGGGCCGGCGGCGATAAAGGTCTCGCCGCGCACGGTCGTGCGCTGGGTGTGGACGGGGAAGGGCGGCAGTCACGACGTCGTGGCGGTCGACGGCTCCTTCGAGTCCGACTACCACCATCAGCCCGGCGCGTCGTTCACGCATCAGTTCGACGAGCAGGGCGTCCACCGGTACGTCTGCGAGGCGCACGCCGAGAAGGGGATGCGGGGCGCGGTCGTCGTCGGCCACTGA
- a CDS encoding uracil-DNA glycosylase family protein has product MQNVTDRTSNPFGMSPPGDRVVHGYGDANADFHVVGDHPGVHGGVDTGIPFTGTAAVERFWDALAAVGLAAAEPEPTLSNCFASYLHAAVPDADGAPTSASYDRHEAFFDSELRAITAHVLLPVGERATRHVLEQYTPRPAALADDLDAIHGEELSGSGFLVVPAKDPADWTGSDFDDYVDGVERVMSWDYRRESDLGRFLPGDETYTVR; this is encoded by the coding sequence GTGCAGAACGTCACCGACCGTACGAGCAACCCGTTCGGCATGAGCCCGCCCGGTGACCGCGTCGTCCACGGCTACGGGGACGCGAACGCGGACTTCCACGTCGTCGGCGACCACCCCGGCGTCCACGGCGGCGTCGACACCGGCATCCCGTTCACGGGGACCGCGGCCGTCGAGCGATTCTGGGACGCGCTCGCCGCCGTCGGCCTCGCGGCCGCGGAGCCGGAGCCGACGCTCTCGAACTGCTTTGCGTCCTACCTCCACGCCGCCGTCCCCGACGCCGACGGCGCGCCCACGAGCGCGTCCTACGACCGCCACGAGGCGTTCTTCGATTCGGAGCTCCGCGCCATCACCGCCCACGTTCTCCTCCCCGTCGGCGAGCGCGCGACCCGTCACGTCCTCGAACAGTACACGCCCCGCCCGGCGGCGCTCGCGGACGACCTCGACGCGATTCACGGCGAGGAACTCAGCGGGTCGGGCTTCCTCGTCGTCCCCGCGAAAGACCCCGCGGACTGGACGGGCAGCGACTTCGACGACTACGTCGACGGCGTCGAGCGCGTCATGTCGTGGGACTACCGTCGAGAGAGCGACCTCGGTCGATTCCTCCCCGGCGACGAGACGTACACCGTCCGGTGA